The proteins below are encoded in one region of Halorarum halophilum:
- the rdfA gene encoding rod-determining factor RdfA yields the protein MTTNDPQPNSKVARVIDEYDLDGMGERLEASWTGDGGERTSLRDLADEFNRSVLEAAIQDSGGTAVSSDVETTYRLLTDDDVSEADRMRKRRELEQDGLDVPRVRNDFVTHQAIHTYLTKYREAELPDRSADRVQRKVETLERLQGRTSVVAESTIEGLANSDDITDREYEVFVDIQVVCSECGTGYAIGELIRQGGCSC from the coding sequence ATGACCACGAACGACCCCCAACCGAACAGCAAGGTCGCACGCGTCATCGACGAGTACGACCTCGACGGCATGGGGGAGCGCCTCGAGGCGAGCTGGACGGGCGACGGCGGGGAGCGGACGAGCCTCCGCGACCTCGCGGACGAGTTCAACCGGAGCGTGCTCGAGGCCGCCATCCAGGACTCGGGGGGGACGGCCGTCTCGAGCGACGTGGAGACGACCTACCGGCTGCTCACCGACGACGACGTGTCGGAGGCGGACCGGATGCGCAAGCGCCGCGAACTCGAACAGGACGGCCTCGACGTCCCCCGGGTCCGGAACGACTTCGTCACCCACCAGGCGATCCACACCTACCTCACGAAGTACCGCGAGGCGGAACTGCCCGACCGCTCGGCCGACCGGGTCCAGCGCAAGGTCGAGACGCTGGAGCGGCTCCAGGGGCGGACGTCGGTCGTCGCGGAGTCGACGATCGAGGGGCTCGCCAACTCCGACGACATCACCGACCGGGAGTACGAGGTGTTCGTCGACATCCAGGTCGTCTGCAGCGAGTGCGGCACTGGGTACGCCATCGGCGAACTCATCCGCCAGGGCGGCTGCTCCTGCTGA
- a CDS encoding IclR family transcriptional regulator, whose translation MTTEPTAGSPRTLETVSRAFDVVRALEALDGAGVTELANHLDLSKSVVYNYLSTLRQEKFVVKEGDTYRLSLQFLLVGEYVRNQNTLYQIGKTELETLAENTGEFAHLAAEQHGLSVNLYKVSGEKAVGSSYQVNKLQRADYLHFSATGKAILAYLPRERVEWIVDRYGLPAKTEETITEPDALFEELEAVRERGYALNDEEEIKGLQAVGAPVRNRHGRVLGSISVSGPVKRMKQPDYHEELVEHVVNTANVIEVNVNMEETEDEFPTFS comes from the coding sequence ATGACAACGGAACCCACGGCAGGTTCGCCGCGGACGCTGGAGACGGTGTCCCGTGCGTTCGACGTCGTCAGGGCGCTGGAGGCGCTCGACGGCGCGGGGGTGACCGAACTCGCGAACCACCTCGACCTCTCGAAGAGCGTGGTGTACAACTACCTGAGCACGCTCCGGCAGGAGAAGTTCGTCGTCAAGGAGGGCGACACCTACCGGCTCTCCCTCCAGTTCCTGCTCGTCGGCGAGTACGTTCGCAACCAGAACACGCTGTACCAGATCGGCAAGACGGAACTGGAGACGCTCGCGGAGAACACCGGCGAGTTCGCCCACCTCGCGGCCGAACAGCACGGCCTCAGCGTCAACCTCTACAAGGTGAGCGGCGAGAAGGCGGTCGGCAGCAGCTACCAGGTGAACAAGCTCCAGCGGGCCGACTACCTCCACTTCTCGGCGACGGGGAAGGCCATCCTCGCGTACCTCCCCCGCGAGCGCGTGGAGTGGATCGTCGACCGCTACGGCCTGCCGGCGAAGACGGAGGAGACCATCACCGAGCCCGACGCGCTGTTCGAGGAGCTGGAGGCGGTGCGCGAGCGGGGGTACGCGCTCAACGACGAGGAGGAGATCAAGGGCCTGCAGGCCGTCGGCGCGCCGGTCCGCAACCGGCACGGCCGCGTCCTCGGCTCCATCAGCGTCTCCGGACCCGTCAAGCGGATGAAACAGCCCGACTACCACGAGGAACTCGTCGAGCACGTCGTCAACACCGCGAACGTCATCGAGGTCAACGTCAACATGGAGGAGACGGAGGACGAGTTCCCGACGTTCAGCTAG
- a CDS encoding M20 family metallo-hydrolase → MDVNQQRLRSDLEANAEFGAVPAETGRGRTVLTGTEADRRAREFLCERLRDAGLTVRVDEVGNVVGRWCPASADPDAAPVASGSHLDSVPEGGIFDGPLGVYAALEAVRTLQDADVEPARPVEVVSFTEEEGQRFGGGLVGSGVAVGDMSVAEALAIEDDDGIPLGDALADIGYRGEGAVDASEWDAWLEIHVEQSERLVDAGVPAGVVSSIVGLSRCAVGIEGEANHAGSTSMADRADALAAASEFVLDVERATDERPDVPDTAVATVGKLSVSPNAPNVIPGSVDLTVDVRDVAYGSIESVIEAARESLVRLEAERPVTTTFDHAWDRRPVDMSARLRDALHAAGDAAVIETLELHSGAGHDTMHVAGVTDAALLFAPSVDGVSHNPREWTDWADCAAVTRVLAGTIADVAAE, encoded by the coding sequence ATGGACGTCAACCAGCAGCGACTCAGGAGCGACCTCGAGGCGAACGCCGAGTTCGGGGCCGTTCCGGCGGAGACGGGTCGCGGGCGGACGGTACTGACGGGAACCGAGGCGGACCGGCGGGCGCGGGAGTTCCTCTGTGAACGGTTGCGCGACGCCGGCCTGACCGTCCGCGTCGACGAGGTGGGCAACGTCGTCGGGCGGTGGTGTCCCGCGAGCGCCGACCCCGACGCCGCGCCGGTGGCGAGCGGGAGCCACCTCGACTCCGTCCCCGAGGGCGGCATCTTCGACGGCCCGCTCGGCGTCTACGCCGCGCTGGAGGCCGTCCGGACCCTCCAGGACGCCGACGTCGAACCGGCCCGCCCGGTCGAGGTCGTCTCGTTCACCGAGGAGGAGGGGCAGCGGTTCGGCGGCGGCCTCGTCGGCTCCGGCGTCGCCGTCGGCGACATGTCCGTCGCGGAGGCGCTCGCCATCGAGGACGACGACGGCATCCCGCTGGGCGACGCGCTCGCCGACATCGGCTACCGGGGCGAGGGCGCAGTCGACGCCAGCGAGTGGGACGCGTGGCTGGAGATCCACGTCGAGCAGTCCGAGCGCCTCGTCGACGCGGGCGTCCCCGCCGGCGTCGTCTCGAGCATCGTCGGCCTCTCGCGGTGCGCCGTCGGGATCGAGGGCGAGGCGAACCACGCCGGCTCCACCTCGATGGCCGACCGGGCGGACGCGCTGGCGGCCGCCAGCGAGTTCGTGCTCGACGTGGAGCGCGCGACCGACGAGCGGCCCGACGTCCCCGACACGGCCGTCGCCACGGTCGGCAAACTGTCGGTGTCGCCCAACGCCCCGAACGTCATCCCGGGATCGGTCGACCTGACCGTCGACGTGCGCGACGTGGCGTACGGTTCGATCGAGTCCGTCATCGAGGCCGCCCGGGAGAGCCTCGTGCGGCTGGAGGCAGAGCGCCCGGTGACGACGACGTTCGACCACGCCTGGGACCGCCGACCCGTCGACATGAGCGCGAGGCTCCGGGACGCGCTCCACGCCGCCGGCGACGCGGCCGTGATCGAGACGCTCGAACTCCACTCGGGCGCCGGCCACGACACGATGCACGTCGCCGGCGTCACCGACGCCGCGCTGCTGTTCGCCCCGTCCGTGGACGGCGTCTCGCACAACCCCCGCGAGTGGACCGACTGGGCGGACTGCGCCGCCGTGACGCGCGTGCTCGCCGGCACCATCGCCGACGTCGCCGCCGAGTAG
- a CDS encoding ABC transporter substrate-binding protein, which translates to MQDPSKGDDSPNSDAVPLGRRAGRRAFLSAVGVTGATALAGCSGGNGGNGGNGGDGGNGGNGGSGDTDTPAMGNAQVGGTLQWGGAVPVQGLDPHVDTSAASKRVLENIYEELVMLQDDYSIEPHLAKTLEQSEDNTLLSMELREDVTFHDGSEMTSEDVLATYERVQNGDFLATGFFEYVEELRAPDDYTFEIQLTQPFAPFIAKMATAELAIMPAENTSKDMVEEPIGTGPYQFESREIETSFTMTRYEDYWGASDEDGPFIDTIVKSEVPDPSVRLQSFTAGEYDFINGIAPKDASRVQQDSSVRFETQFPKSLVYMGLNCDQAPFDNKDARLALDFAIDKEQVAEAALYGTGRTTASPAAPDSPYVHPDIGPRPRDLDKAQEHLDAAGLSDGYSATFKIPQSYPTQVQGAEVIADHASEVGIELDIQQITWSSWLSDVYTNRDFQATTSSYLALWYPDVSFYKFLHPDGAFFFTGWTNDEYNSLVEEARSIYDENERADRYHRATEILHEERAGHLLLWWQPSLYAAQSAYKGEMGAPDGSTLQFRDNWLDR; encoded by the coding sequence ATGCAAGACCCTAGCAAGGGGGACGACTCCCCGAACAGCGACGCAGTTCCGCTCGGCCGCAGGGCGGGTCGCCGCGCCTTCCTCAGCGCGGTCGGCGTGACCGGCGCGACGGCGCTCGCCGGCTGTTCCGGCGGGAACGGCGGTAATGGCGGAAACGGTGGAGATGGTGGGAACGGCGGCAACGGCGGGTCGGGGGACACCGACACCCCGGCGATGGGCAACGCCCAGGTCGGCGGGACCCTCCAGTGGGGCGGCGCGGTCCCGGTCCAGGGGCTCGACCCGCACGTCGACACCTCGGCCGCGTCCAAGCGCGTCCTCGAGAACATCTACGAGGAGCTGGTGATGCTCCAGGACGACTACTCGATCGAGCCGCACCTCGCGAAGACGCTCGAACAGTCCGAGGACAACACGCTCCTGTCGATGGAGCTCCGCGAGGACGTCACGTTCCACGACGGCTCCGAGATGACCTCCGAGGACGTGCTCGCCACCTACGAGCGCGTGCAGAACGGCGACTTCCTCGCCACGGGTTTCTTCGAGTACGTCGAGGAGCTCCGGGCGCCGGACGACTACACGTTCGAGATCCAGCTCACCCAGCCGTTCGCGCCGTTCATCGCCAAGATGGCGACGGCGGAACTCGCCATCATGCCGGCCGAGAACACGTCGAAGGACATGGTGGAGGAACCGATCGGCACGGGCCCCTACCAGTTCGAGAGCCGCGAGATCGAGACGTCGTTCACGATGACGCGCTACGAGGACTACTGGGGCGCCAGCGACGAGGACGGCCCGTTCATCGACACGATCGTCAAGAGCGAGGTCCCCGACCCGAGCGTCCGCCTCCAGTCGTTCACGGCGGGCGAGTACGACTTCATCAACGGCATCGCCCCGAAGGACGCCTCGCGGGTGCAGCAGGACTCCAGCGTCCGGTTCGAGACGCAGTTCCCCAAGTCGCTCGTCTACATGGGGCTGAACTGCGACCAGGCTCCGTTCGACAACAAGGATGCACGACTGGCGCTCGATTTCGCGATCGACAAGGAGCAGGTGGCGGAGGCGGCGCTGTACGGCACCGGCCGGACGACCGCGTCGCCGGCCGCGCCCGATAGCCCGTACGTCCACCCGGACATCGGACCCCGACCGCGCGACCTCGACAAGGCCCAGGAGCACCTCGACGCCGCCGGCCTGTCGGACGGCTACTCGGCGACGTTCAAGATCCCGCAGTCGTACCCGACGCAGGTGCAGGGCGCCGAGGTCATCGCCGACCACGCCTCGGAGGTCGGCATCGAGCTCGACATCCAGCAGATCACCTGGAGCTCGTGGCTCTCGGACGTGTACACGAACCGCGACTTCCAGGCGACGACGAGTTCGTACCTCGCGCTCTGGTACCCCGACGTGTCGTTCTACAAGTTCCTCCACCCGGACGGGGCGTTCTTCTTCACCGGCTGGACGAACGACGAGTACAACTCGCTGGTCGAGGAGGCCCGCTCCATCTACGACGAGAACGAGCGGGCGGACCGCTACCACCGGGCGACCGAGATCCTCCACGAGGAGCGGGCGGGCCACCTGCTGCTCTGGTGGCAGCCGAGCCTCTACGCGGCCCAGTCCGCGTACAAGGGGGAGATGGGCGCCCCCGACGGCTCCACGCTACAGTTCCGTGACAACTGGCTCGACCGCTAA
- a CDS encoding ABC transporter permease yields MSMYNYVFRRAGFMAVTLLFVTLIAFAVTAVLPGDVALLILGPNANESSLEALRAQLGLNQPLHVQYISWVAGLLQGDMGTSLRFGEPVAALIAERLPRSLLLAVSATLVAVALSIPLGVYAAINRDDAPDVAASMFAFVGISMPIFLWGLVFILVFAVWFDVLPTGGYVAPSEDPIGTLTHLVLPAGAMGFALTAYIMRMTRSSMLEVLSEEYINLARAKGMSQRVVVLRHALKNAVIPVITVIAFQFSYAFGGVVVLEEVFFWPGIGRLTLTAIQSRDIPLIQGCIIVVALIYMFSNFAADLLYAYFDPRIRYGGEE; encoded by the coding sequence ATGTCGATGTACAACTACGTGTTCCGCCGCGCGGGGTTCATGGCCGTGACGCTGCTGTTCGTCACGCTCATCGCCTTCGCCGTCACCGCCGTCCTGCCGGGCGACGTCGCGCTGCTCATCCTCGGCCCCAACGCGAACGAGTCGTCGCTCGAGGCGCTCCGCGCCCAGCTGGGGCTGAACCAGCCGCTGCACGTCCAGTACATCAGCTGGGTCGCCGGGCTGCTCCAGGGGGACATGGGCACCTCGCTGCGCTTCGGCGAGCCGGTCGCCGCGCTCATCGCCGAGCGCCTGCCACGCTCGCTGCTGCTCGCGGTCTCCGCGACGCTCGTCGCGGTCGCGCTCTCGATCCCCCTCGGCGTGTACGCCGCGATCAACCGGGACGACGCGCCCGACGTGGCGGCGTCGATGTTCGCGTTCGTCGGCATCTCGATGCCCATCTTCCTGTGGGGGCTCGTGTTCATCCTCGTGTTCGCGGTCTGGTTCGACGTCCTCCCGACCGGCGGCTACGTCGCGCCGAGCGAGGACCCGATCGGGACGCTGACCCACCTCGTGCTCCCGGCGGGCGCGATGGGGTTCGCGCTCACCGCCTACATCATGCGGATGACCCGGTCGTCGATGCTCGAGGTGCTGAGCGAGGAGTACATCAACCTCGCCCGCGCCAAGGGGATGAGCCAGCGGGTCGTCGTGCTCCGGCACGCGCTCAAGAACGCCGTCATCCCGGTCATCACGGTCATCGCGTTCCAGTTCAGCTACGCCTTCGGCGGGGTCGTCGTCCTCGAGGAGGTGTTCTTCTGGCCCGGCATCGGCCGGCTGACGCTCACGGCCATCCAGAGCCGGGACATCCCCCTCATCCAGGGGTGCATCATCGTCGTCGCACTGATATACATGTTCTCGAACTTCGCAGCCGACCTGTTGTACGCCTACTTCGACCCGCGCATCCGCTACGGGGGTGAGGAGTGA
- a CDS encoding ABC transporter permease, protein MAAEREDATREGVGISGAQRERLARFARRFRRNTKAMLGLTIVVSLVFVAIFARPIVVEGFTVQPFSLAPHPVAETNIPDRTQAPSLAHPFGTDDLGRDVFSRVVVGSRISLKVGFGAISVALAVGATIGVVAGYVGGLTDELLMRLMDAAMAFPPVLLALTLLVVLGPELNNVIIALAFVYTPFIARVSRSAALAERNEAYVEAAVARGESGPRIVFGEVFPNCTAPMLVQGSLNVSFAILAEASLSFLGLGAQPPRPSWGLMINTGRGFMETAPWMLLFPALAIGIAVIGFNMLGDGLRDVLDPKVEAIE, encoded by the coding sequence ATGGCGGCCGAACGGGAGGACGCGACCCGCGAAGGGGTCGGGATCAGCGGGGCGCAGCGCGAGCGCCTCGCCCGGTTCGCCCGTCGGTTCCGGCGGAACACGAAGGCGATGCTCGGGCTGACGATCGTCGTCTCGCTCGTGTTCGTCGCCATCTTCGCGCGGCCGATCGTCGTCGAGGGCTTCACGGTGCAGCCGTTCTCGCTGGCGCCGCACCCGGTCGCGGAGACGAACATCCCGGACCGCACGCAGGCGCCGTCGCTCGCCCACCCGTTCGGCACCGACGACCTCGGCCGCGACGTGTTCAGCCGGGTCGTCGTGGGGAGCCGCATCTCGCTGAAGGTCGGCTTCGGCGCCATCTCGGTGGCGCTCGCCGTCGGGGCGACCATCGGCGTCGTCGCGGGCTACGTCGGCGGGCTGACCGACGAGCTCCTGATGCGATTGATGGATGCCGCGATGGCGTTCCCGCCGGTGCTGCTCGCGCTCACCCTGCTGGTCGTGCTGGGACCGGAGCTCAACAACGTGATCATCGCGCTGGCGTTCGTCTACACGCCGTTCATCGCCCGCGTCTCCCGGAGCGCGGCGCTCGCCGAGCGCAACGAGGCCTACGTCGAGGCGGCCGTCGCCCGGGGGGAGTCCGGCCCCCGCATCGTGTTCGGCGAGGTGTTCCCGAACTGCACCGCGCCGATGCTCGTCCAGGGGTCGCTCAACGTGTCGTTCGCCATCCTGGCGGAGGCGAGCCTCTCGTTCCTGGGGCTCGGCGCCCAGCCCCCGCGCCCGTCGTGGGGACTGATGATCAACACCGGTCGCGGGTTCATGGAGACCGCGCCGTGGATGCTGCTGTTCCCGGCGCTCGCCATCGGCATCGCCGTCATCGGCTTCAACATGCTCGGGGACGGGCTCCGCGACGTGCTCGACCCCAAGGTGGAGGCGATCGAATGA
- a CDS encoding dipeptide ABC transporter ATP-binding protein, with translation MNGTDPVGPAGRDGRRTDVAGTDAAGTDAAVNGDDAADGPLLDVRDLRTEFRTESGSVVATNDVSFILDRGETMGLVGESGAGKSVTARSIMRLIDAPGEITGGEVVFDGEDLLAKSERGMRDVRGNRIAMIPQDPMSSLNPVMTVGEQIAETVRRHQGVSKRTAREQAVEAMDRVGIPDAAERVDDYPHEFSGGMRQRVLVAIGFSCEPDLIIADEPTTALDVTTQATILDLLNDLQEREGTAVLMITHNLGVVAETCDHVGVMYAGNLVETAPLVELFDRPRHPYTRGLIDSIPEVEAAYDELPTLDGSMPDLADLPSGCNFAPRCPHATEDCREGGDPPLDRIGDSPSRAACIHAEELDLSESATPESGGGRAAVDRSGEPLFEVRNLKKHFPAGDGAFGNLHFARGDGVLPRVERRYVKAVDGISFDVYPGETVGLVGESGCGKSTVARTALRLLEPTDGEVYFEGQPLHELDSSEVRSLRREMQMIFQDPGSSLNPRKTVGRIVGRAMEKHGIATGGEKRRRVGELLERVGLSAEAASKYPHEFSGGQQQRVAIAHALAVEPKLIVCDEPVSALDVSVQAQILNLLNDIQAERGLAYLFISHNIGVVRHACDRVAVMYLGRIAEFGTVDQVFSAPFHPYTESLLSAVPTADPHRRADRILLEGTVPSPIDPPSGCPFRTRCPKKIGEVCETDVPALEDVGDGHHISCHLSVEEMSGRESFVRTEPTDAGVADSD, from the coding sequence ATGAACGGAACCGACCCCGTCGGCCCCGCCGGCCGCGACGGTCGACGGACCGACGTCGCGGGGACCGACGCCGCGGGGACCGACGCCGCGGTGAACGGGGACGACGCGGCCGACGGGCCGCTGCTCGACGTGCGCGACCTCCGCACGGAGTTCCGCACCGAGTCCGGCTCGGTCGTCGCCACGAACGACGTGTCGTTCATCCTCGACCGCGGGGAGACGATGGGCCTGGTCGGCGAGTCCGGCGCCGGCAAGTCCGTCACCGCCCGGTCGATCATGCGGCTCATCGACGCGCCGGGCGAGATCACCGGCGGCGAGGTCGTCTTCGACGGCGAGGACCTCCTCGCGAAGTCCGAACGCGGGATGCGCGACGTCCGAGGGAACCGGATCGCGATGATCCCCCAGGACCCCATGTCGTCGCTCAACCCGGTGATGACCGTCGGCGAGCAGATCGCCGAGACCGTCCGCCGGCACCAGGGCGTCTCGAAGCGGACGGCCCGCGAGCAGGCCGTCGAGGCGATGGACCGGGTGGGCATCCCGGACGCCGCCGAGCGCGTCGACGACTACCCGCACGAGTTCTCCGGCGGGATGCGCCAGCGCGTCCTCGTCGCCATCGGCTTCTCCTGCGAACCCGACCTGATCATCGCGGACGAGCCGACGACCGCGCTCGACGTGACGACGCAGGCGACGATCCTCGACCTGCTCAACGACCTGCAGGAGCGCGAGGGGACGGCGGTGCTGATGATCACGCACAACCTCGGCGTCGTCGCGGAGACGTGCGACCACGTCGGCGTGATGTACGCCGGCAACCTCGTCGAGACGGCGCCGCTCGTGGAGCTGTTCGACCGGCCGCGGCACCCGTACACCCGGGGGCTCATCGACTCCATCCCTGAGGTCGAGGCCGCCTACGACGAGCTCCCGACGCTCGACGGCTCGATGCCCGACCTCGCCGATCTGCCGTCGGGCTGCAACTTCGCCCCACGGTGTCCCCACGCCACGGAGGACTGCCGCGAGGGCGGCGACCCGCCGCTGGACCGGATCGGCGACTCGCCGTCGCGGGCCGCCTGCATCCACGCCGAGGAGCTCGACCTCTCCGAGAGCGCGACCCCCGAATCGGGCGGCGGCCGGGCCGCCGTCGACCGGAGCGGGGAGCCGCTGTTCGAGGTGCGGAACCTGAAGAAGCACTTCCCGGCCGGCGACGGCGCGTTCGGCAACCTCCACTTCGCCCGGGGGGACGGCGTGCTGCCGAGGGTCGAGCGTCGGTACGTGAAGGCCGTCGACGGCATCAGCTTCGACGTGTACCCCGGCGAGACGGTCGGGCTCGTCGGCGAGTCGGGCTGCGGGAAGTCGACCGTCGCGCGGACCGCCCTGCGGCTCCTCGAACCGACGGACGGCGAGGTGTACTTCGAGGGACAGCCGCTCCACGAGCTCGATTCCTCGGAGGTCCGGAGCCTCCGCCGCGAGATGCAGATGATCTTCCAGGACCCGGGGAGCTCGCTGAACCCGCGCAAGACCGTCGGCCGCATCGTCGGCCGCGCGATGGAGAAACACGGCATCGCGACGGGCGGGGAGAAGCGCCGCCGCGTCGGGGAACTGCTCGAACGCGTCGGGCTCTCGGCCGAGGCCGCGTCGAAGTACCCCCACGAGTTCTCGGGCGGCCAGCAGCAGCGGGTCGCCATCGCCCACGCGCTGGCGGTCGAGCCGAAGCTCATCGTCTGCGACGAGCCGGTGTCCGCGCTGGACGTCTCGGTGCAGGCGCAGATCCTCAACCTCCTGAACGACATCCAGGCGGAGCGGGGGCTGGCGTACCTGTTCATCTCGCACAACATCGGCGTCGTCCGGCACGCCTGCGACCGCGTCGCCGTGATGTACCTGGGGAGGATCGCCGAGTTCGGCACGGTCGACCAGGTGTTCTCGGCGCCGTTCCACCCGTACACCGAGAGCCTGCTGTCGGCGGTGCCGACCGCCGACCCGCACCGGCGGGCCGACCGCATCCTGCTCGAGGGGACCGTCCCCTCGCCTATCGACCCGCCGTCGGGCTGTCCGTTCCGGACGCGCTGCCCGAAGAAGATCGGCGAGGTCTGCGAGACGGACGTCCCCGCGCTGGAGGACGTGGGCGACGGCCACCACATCTCCTGTCACCTCTCGGTCGAGGAGATGAGCGGGCGCGAGTCCTTCGTCCGGACGGAACCGACGGACGCGGGCGTGGCGGATTCGGACTGA
- a CDS encoding DUF1028 domain-containing protein: MRHRPGTFSIAVRDREADAFGAAVTTGTVAVGATCPYVSRNAAVLTQSYTRTEHGRDAVARADAGERVDDALSDLLAADEHAAYRQVHGVGTGSEFTFTGDECVDWCGSRVGDDYTVAGNMLAGPEVLEETAAAYEAGGGDVAERLVAALEAGEAAGGDDRGELSAALLVWAPEPTLYHNLRVDCSETPVADLRAVLEEARTARERIRAETDDAFDGEYPPELLDFGVKY; encoded by the coding sequence ATGCGACACAGACCCGGGACGTTCTCGATCGCAGTGCGGGACCGCGAAGCCGACGCATTCGGCGCGGCGGTTACCACCGGCACGGTCGCCGTGGGGGCGACGTGCCCGTACGTGAGCCGGAACGCGGCCGTGCTCACCCAGTCGTATACGCGGACCGAACACGGCCGCGACGCGGTCGCCCGCGCCGACGCCGGCGAGCGCGTCGACGACGCGCTGTCCGACCTGCTGGCGGCCGACGAGCACGCCGCCTACCGCCAGGTCCACGGCGTCGGGACGGGGAGCGAGTTCACGTTCACCGGCGACGAGTGCGTCGACTGGTGCGGGAGCCGCGTCGGCGACGACTACACCGTGGCCGGGAACATGCTCGCCGGCCCCGAGGTGCTGGAGGAGACCGCCGCCGCGTACGAGGCCGGCGGGGGCGACGTGGCCGAGCGCCTCGTGGCCGCGCTGGAGGCCGGCGAGGCGGCCGGTGGCGACGACCGGGGCGAACTGAGCGCCGCGCTGCTCGTCTGGGCCCCGGAGCCGACGCTGTATCACAACCTCCGCGTCGACTGCTCGGAGACGCCCGTGGCCGACCTGCGGGCGGTGCTGGAGGAGGCGCGGACCGCGCGGGAACGCATCCGCGCGGAGACCGACGATGCGTTCGACGGCGAGTACCCGCCGGAGCTCCTCGACTTCGGCGTGAAGTACTGA
- a CDS encoding VOC family protein: protein MSSPIAKLGHVAASTPDLEESLWFFRDVLGFNVTERVDGVAYLRGMRDWEHHTLSLAEADRAGVDHVAFRTRDAAALEELAGTFEAEGTEVTRVAAGEERGQGEAIRVEKFGHPYEFYYDVEKPDAPADQRSKLHNRLYSEAGANRIAPRRIDHVHLQDAVSPDHAAWLGDVLGFETRERYRGDDGELWGWWMAVTALPHDIAIHRETAGTDPLFHHVSYHVDDFDDLWDAADVLAEHGIAPDGGPGRHAITQADFLYVSDPASGIRVELFAGPGYLNFEPDWEPIEWTADEIGGATDHQWIGRGPEWVGLPYVDAE, encoded by the coding sequence GTGAGCTCCCCCATCGCCAAACTCGGACACGTCGCGGCGTCCACGCCCGACCTGGAGGAGTCGCTCTGGTTCTTCCGGGACGTGCTCGGGTTCAACGTGACCGAGCGCGTCGACGGGGTGGCGTACCTCCGCGGGATGCGCGACTGGGAGCACCACACCCTCAGCCTGGCGGAGGCCGACCGGGCCGGCGTCGACCACGTCGCGTTCCGGACGCGCGACGCGGCGGCGCTGGAGGAACTGGCGGGCACGTTCGAGGCCGAGGGGACCGAGGTGACCCGCGTCGCGGCCGGCGAGGAGCGCGGCCAGGGCGAGGCGATCCGGGTCGAGAAGTTCGGCCACCCGTACGAGTTCTACTACGACGTCGAGAAGCCCGACGCGCCGGCCGACCAGCGGTCGAAGCTCCACAACCGGCTGTACAGCGAGGCGGGCGCCAACCGCATCGCCCCCCGGCGCATCGACCACGTCCACCTGCAGGACGCGGTGTCGCCCGACCACGCCGCGTGGCTGGGGGACGTCCTCGGGTTCGAGACCCGGGAACGCTACCGCGGCGACGACGGCGAACTCTGGGGCTGGTGGATGGCGGTGACCGCGCTGCCGCACGACATCGCCATCCACCGTGAGACGGCCGGGACCGACCCGTTGTTCCACCACGTCTCCTACCACGTCGACGACTTCGACGACCTCTGGGACGCGGCCGACGTCCTCGCCGAGCACGGCATCGCGCCGGACGGCGGCCCCGGCCGGCACGCCATCACCCAGGCCGACTTCCTGTACGTGTCCGACCCGGCGAGCGGGATCCGGGTGGAGCTGTTCGCCGGCCCGGGCTACCTCAACTTCGAGCCGGACTGGGAGCCGATCGAGTGGACCGCCGACGAGATCGGCGGCGCGACCGACCACCAGTGGATCGGCCGGGGTCCCGAGTGGGTCGGCCTGCCGTACGTCGACGCCGAGTAG